GCTCAAGAGGACTAAGCGAGGATTGCCCTCACCAAACACTTGTCCATTTGGGGAGGGCCAACCTCGTCGACCACAAGCAAGGGATGGCCTCACCCAAGGCAAGGGTTACTGGCCTGGCCCTCACTATGCCAAATCTAGGGAGGCAACACTTGAAATACACAAGCAAGGGTCACCCTCACTTGCCACAAGCAAGGttgacccttgccaaatctaggcaaggggaCCTCGGCCAGATCAAGCAAGGGGACACATCCAATGAGGGTTGTCCCTTtgccagaaaataaaaaaattaaaattacttgtGGATGAAAACACCTTaaccaattgaaatgtttagccAACCAGTGACCACCAAAGCCaatctcttatttgaaattgtaATGGCCATTgtaagcccttatttgagactagCATAGCCACTTTATACTCTTATTTAATACAAGGTCAATTTCAAGCCTTTATCTAATAAAATAAGAGCACTCCaaatctttatttggaattttcccttaaacCAAGATGTCTTAATACACTTCAAGATCACGTGTTCAATTCCACCCTTCCAGCAGGACAGTCCAACCTAGGGATTGAACCGTCACCTCATACACCATTTGTTAAATTTAACACCATGATGCGGTCGAACATGCCACCTCTTCGACCGGTTGACCCCGGTTCAACACCCGTTTTTGACCGGCTCAACCTCCTGATGATTCACATAGGAGCAACGGGACCCAGTCGAACTGGTAATAGAACAAGGTTTCAAGACGGAATGGAAAAGTTACTGGTTGTGTTGCGATGCTTTTCTGGTCTGTGGAGGCCTCTTTTGCGATGGTTCATATTGGAGAAACGATTGACCAACATTGGTTTTCCGATAGTTTTGCTGGCATTATACTCGCTTTTCCTGCATATTGAAGCTGAACTTTTATAACTGCTGTCAAAGTTTCTGTGATGGGAGATGCATGATACGTGCGGATGATTTCGTAACTACAGATTATTGGTGGAAACTCATGAAGCTGTTGGATGATCACGTTTATGCAATACGACTGCTTTCATAGGTTGTTTACGAATCATCTTTTTCGAATCATGACAGTCTTTCATCTCCTCTGGACAACGTAGGGTGAACCAATTACGGATGACCGTAGGCTGCTGCTTGCTCAGTGTCGCGATCTCGGTGGTTCTCTTGACAGACTGACTTTAAGCAaagctttttttccttcttttccacCAAACAAGGATCAAACTTCATGCAAGTAAAAGTAATACAGTGATAGAAACCTTAGCAAGGCAACGCAAAAGATCAAGTTGCTGATAGATCTGCAAAGGTACATAAACTAAGTTACTACAAAAGGAAACGAGGATTTTAAGGACAAGGAATAGGCCATCCCGACAGCCACCGCAATGGCAGTAAATGTCCTAGTCCTAGATACGACACTCGAACATGGACAACTTACGGGAATTGGACAATCTTTAGAGCACGGTTCTTTACAAGTAACGTAAATAGAAGGAGCATTTGATCGATGGTGAAGACATGATATTGCCCCAAACATCTGAACCATTTCAATCTTTTGTCAAAGGCCATATTGCAATTTCCGAGTACCCATCCTCGGTAGCACATGCTCGGAACATCCGGTCGTATTAAAGGGCATAGTGACTTCTCCAGTCGCAGAAACTGCGACGAGGCCAACATTGCCCTTCGGAACCCTCTCTTTCACCACGCAGGCAGCTGCTTCTTCCAGGGAGAGTCCTTTGAACTCCATAAGGGCGGCCACATCCCTTGCGACAGTTCCACGTATTATAGCCTCACCTTTGCCCGTAGCAGATACTGCACATAAACTGTTGGCATACGTCCCCGCCCCTATAATGGGCGTGTCTCCTATCCTTCCAACCATCTTGTTGACTAACCCTCCAGTAGAAGTTGCCGCAGCTAAATTCCCATCACTATCTACAGCGACGCATCCCACAGTACCAGTTTGGCTGTCACCATCAGCAGTGGCAGtgtcctcctctttcttttgcatGGGTTGCGTATAATCAATCTGCAGTTATATGACAGAAATGTGATCACAGAATCAAATTCCAACTTGGGTTATCTAGTGATTCTTGAACTAaaacaagcaagaaaaaaacaagttcTTCATGGCCCAGCCGAGAACATTCATGGTGTCACATGCCTCACGCCATTCGGCATATGTTTGGCTTTGTAATATTCTGGCGTTAAAGGATCTGATACTTTAGCCACCACAAAATGTAAGTGGAGGAAATCACAAACGGGAAGTAAACTCTTTTGCGCATGTCTCTGAACTTAGTGGTTCTTGAGAATTTGCACTAACCTAAACTTTGGCTGATCATCGGGAAGCAATAGAAAATAAGGCATTTATAAAGGATTCAAGATGTGAAATCCAATTTGCAGTCACAGAAATTCAAATGAGCGAAATACCTGCACTCTGTTTGCTTCTTTGGCCTGTTTTAGCCTTTGAATGTTCTCTGGAGTGATAAAATGAGATGCATCAAGAGTTTCTACACCCTGGCATATTTGAAAAGTCCGCATAGATTAAAACCTCCACCAAACACAAGATTAGAAGCTAAAGCAACTGTAAACCAAGAAAACTGGAAGGGCAATTCTATCAGAGGTTTGAATGCAgatgcatcatgcatatgtgTTTACAAAAGTTCAGAATTGGAAAGGAAGCCAAAGAGATGCCGCATACCCCTGATATCTTTGTAGAAGTGATTTAGCAAGCTAAAACGGCCTGATTAAACTAGAGAGGTCGAATCAATGAGCAATATCTAGAAAAATACAAATAGTAcagccaagaaagaaaagatctgGCTTTGTCTTCTGATCACCGATTAAGTTCCAAAGACTACAGAGATGCTAGAGTATATCGAACCTCCTTCACTTAAGAAGAGTGACCTGGTAAGACTTTTAACTCACATGTTCCCTCGCAAATGCTTCTGCCCCATCAAATGCCAGGTATATATGAGGAGTTCGTTCCATGACCAGTCGTGCCAAAGATATGGCGTTGACAACAGTGGTGAGCCCAGAAACAGCTCCACATTTCATGTTTCCATCCATGATGCAAGCCTCCATTTCAACAGTGCCACTGCTGGTTAAGACCGACCCTTTGCCTGCATTGAAGTGAGGGTTGTTTTCCAACTCCCGGACCTGGTTATCCCCGAACACGGCAAGTATACGACCAAATTCTTAGACATGGAATAGGCTCTCATATACAAACTGTAGCCATGCATCATAGGTAAAATTGAACGAGCATAGTTCGCGTTTCAAGCAAATCAAGATTGATGTAACCTGCAGGAAGATGTGTTAAGACTTTCAAAACATCAGCAGGCGTAAACCCAGCAACTTTTGGCTCACCCTCTTTGTTTCTTATTCCAAAATCTGTTTAAACTCCTTCTTTGTTTATTGATGTTAGTGAGCATTAATTTCTAGCAAgacttgaaattcttctatagaaaatttccaatcaaGAAAGTGCAAAACACTTTGCGCTAGGATGCTCTCACTATAGTTCCAAGTTTACTGAATGTTCTTGAAGAGACGCTAGAgctcaagatgaagcaagccATACTTGTGTTCAGAATACCAGATTTAAGATATGTTTGCATAACATAAAACAGAGTGTATTTTATAACATAAAACAGAGTGTAAAAGTAAAATACAAGCATCTTGATCTTGTACTAAAACTAGACAACTTTAAAACTGTCCAATTTCATGTACTAAATCTTCTTGCCACTGGAAGATCTAGTCTCACttggagagggagggagagagagagactgagtGCACACAAGGACACATGCACAACTTCAAAGTTCAGTATGATGATAAGCTGCGGATCGTTCATTTGTTCGGGATTCCTTTGCTAAGAACACCATCATAAaccaaaaaaacgaaaagagatagagagcAAGAACGGAGAAACCAGATGGGTCATTTGAAATCTAGGAGCACAACTCTCCAATCAGCTCAAAAAGATGACTTTTCTCTCTGCTCTGTTCTTTTACCCAGAACTAAAAGAACTCGCTATCCCACCACGAAACACGTAATAAGATCGATGCTTAAGCGCAAATCAATTACCACGAGCTCGACGACGTCCAGGGGAGACTTCTTGGACTTGAGAGCGTCGACGCCGAGCTGGAGGCAGTGGCGGAGGCAGGCCTCCCTCGGGAGGCGGCCCTCCGGCGGCAGGGTCAGCGGGACCCCTGCTCCGCCGTGCAACGCTATCGCCCACCCCATTCGCCACCACCAAccaccaacaccaccaccaccacaccTCTCCCTCGATCTCTCTGCAACGACCGTGCATGCGCGTCTGGCCACGACCGAGGCCCAACGAGTCACGATCGGCAACTACCTTAAAACTACTCGTTGACACTAccgaacaaaagtaaaaaaacgAACGAGAACATTAtcgacataaaaaaagaaaagtttaaattgGTTGGGGCTCTTTTTGCCCTCGACATGATTGCTTGGTGGCTTCCTGTTCGAATGACCATTTTGTCGCAAAGCATCGGGAAACAGTCTGTGACATCACGATCCTTAATTGCAATCGAGAATAAAGGTAGGATTGCATTGCATCCtgtaaaaatttcattaaagagCAATGGTCCGTTTGTTCCatacgaaaatattttttattcattttctgatatttagattgcttagaaaaatgaatgagtcgACGAAAGTGTTtacttaatcaaatttaaattcaagaaaataattcatttttaaaaaaattaaaaattcatttttcaaaatatgattagatattgatttttgAACCGAAACTCTGTTCTTTGGTATGGTAACCCCAACACTTGTTCCTAGCCCTTGGCAACGAGGTCGAATTCTTATCTTGACGTATTGgtacaaatataataagtttaaagtaaaattagccaaattaaaaggtttaagattaaagtGGCATAcgtgtaatagatttagaattttttttgtaattattctaATTGAAAACAATTAGCCTAGATTGGGAAAAAGACAACCTCTTTTTCTGGCAAGAATGAAAACACTTTCCTTAAAATcaccaaacaaataaaaacagatatttttttccttaaaaattattttcatggaaaatattctgcttttatcatgaaatttttagtgaaacaaaTGCAGCAACGTTTTTTGcacgtcaattaatttttcgtATAATAAATAccgaaaattcagaaaataattaTCGGAAAACAGTTAACAGACCCTAAGtatcaaatatttatttgtttaagaTTGCACTTGCATTATACTGTCCTTATATGAACTCACgtatcatttgaattttcaagggatgcttttgctttttaattttaggtCTTGTTTACTCACGAGGACTGAAAACGATGAGGACTGTGCCATCGTTTATTCATGCTATTTAGTAACTTGAATTAAAAGGCAAAGCGAATCCGAATCACATGTGGATTCAAGCAGACTAGTCTTTGCCAGTTGCTCCTTTTGGATCTGTCCTACGCTTggatttttgtaaaaatgaaaTACAGAAATTGCTAGGTGAGAAGAAcatattattttaagttatCATGGTCGCGAGccaaaattcattttccaagaaagcTAGACCgcccaaacaataaaaaatagacAACAGGAACGTTTTTGAATATTTGCACAATTGGTCCAACGTTCTGAATTTTCCGTTTGGAAGCTGAAATTCATCTATTCAAATCTCACCAATAACGTGTAAGTGCTTCGAGAGGACATATACATAGATGAAAGGTCTAGAGTTAACCAACTGATGAGATTTGTGGAGGTGTTTGATAAGATTCTGGTGTGACCATTGCAAttgttctaaaattttaagttgttaaatgaaggtattgtttattatttaaatattccaacaCTCCCCTTCATACTTAATAAGGCCCGGAAAGAATCGAACTTAGTATCTCTAGATACC
The nucleotide sequence above comes from Eucalyptus grandis isolate ANBG69807.140 chromosome 2, ASM1654582v1, whole genome shotgun sequence. Encoded proteins:
- the LOC104421003 gene encoding LOW QUALITY PROTEIN: isoaspartyl peptidase/L-asparaginase 1 (The sequence of the model RefSeq protein was modified relative to this genomic sequence to represent the inferred CDS: inserted 1 base in 1 codon), with protein sequence MGWAIALHGGAGVPLTLPPEGRLPREACLRHCLQLGVDALKSKKSPLDVVELVVRELENNPHFNAGKGSVLTSSGTVEMEACIMDGNMKCGAVSGLTTVVNAISLARLVMERTPHIYLAFDGAEAFAREHGVETLDASHFITPENIQRLKQAKEANRVQIDYTQPMQKKEEDTATADGDSQTGTVGCVAVDSDGNLAAATSTGGLVNKMVGRIGDTPIIGAGTYANSLCAVSATGKGEAIIRGTVARDVAALMEFKGLSLEEAAACVVKERVPKGNVGLVAVSATGEVTMPFNTTGXFRACATEDGYSEIAIWPLTKD